A region of Actinomycetota bacterium DNA encodes the following proteins:
- the hflX gene encoding GTPase HflX: MSDDTPQLSTTDPSWTRSRGTHAGAGALESPLAATWRPAVREKAVLVGVAPGIVEEDLDELAALADSAGADPVARVVQPRNVPDTATYVGKGKVEEIHRTLHATGADAVILDGELSPGQLRALEERFRVRVIDRTALILDIFALHARSQEGKAQVELAQLNYLLPRLRGWGEAMSRLGGGIGTRFGGGETKMEIDRQHIRKRIAKLKRDIVALGKQRAIKRASRERSGVPQIAIAGYTNAGKSTLTNALTGADVLVADQLFATLDPTTRKLSLPAGRQATITDTVGFVRQLPHDLVEAFRSTLEEVTLATIVLHVADAASPEIERQIGAVREVLGEIGAGQIPELLALNKVDRLSDVERARLARRYPDAVQVSAVTGEGIQTLLEAAEELLRPPLEIAVLVPYGREDVAARLYREAEVLGTDPSDDGVHMRVRVTDSQRTWLAAHGLGSDLLGPIATPDGQAVSRAADRRSEPA, translated from the coding sequence GTGAGCGACGACACCCCCCAACTCTCGACGACAGATCCCTCGTGGACACGTTCGCGTGGCACACACGCCGGCGCCGGCGCCCTCGAGTCGCCCTTGGCCGCGACGTGGCGTCCTGCCGTGCGCGAGAAGGCCGTGCTCGTGGGTGTCGCGCCCGGCATCGTCGAGGAGGACCTCGACGAGCTTGCGGCGCTCGCCGACTCGGCGGGCGCGGATCCGGTGGCGCGCGTCGTGCAGCCGCGGAACGTCCCCGACACGGCGACCTACGTCGGCAAGGGCAAGGTCGAGGAGATCCACCGGACGCTGCACGCGACCGGCGCGGACGCCGTGATCCTGGACGGGGAGCTGTCGCCGGGCCAGCTCCGAGCGCTCGAGGAACGATTCCGTGTCCGCGTGATCGATCGCACCGCGCTGATCCTCGACATCTTCGCGCTGCACGCCCGCTCGCAGGAGGGCAAGGCCCAGGTCGAGTTGGCGCAGCTGAACTACCTGCTGCCACGGCTCCGGGGCTGGGGTGAAGCGATGTCGCGGCTCGGCGGTGGCATCGGCACGCGGTTCGGGGGCGGCGAGACGAAGATGGAGATCGACCGCCAGCACATCCGCAAGCGCATCGCGAAGCTCAAGCGCGACATCGTCGCGCTCGGCAAACAGCGGGCGATCAAGCGCGCGAGCCGCGAACGATCGGGAGTTCCCCAGATCGCGATCGCCGGCTACACGAACGCCGGCAAGTCGACCTTGACGAACGCGCTCACCGGAGCCGACGTTCTCGTCGCCGATCAGCTGTTCGCGACCCTCGATCCGACGACGCGCAAGCTTTCCTTGCCCGCCGGCCGGCAGGCGACGATCACCGACACGGTGGGGTTCGTGCGTCAGCTTCCGCACGATCTCGTGGAGGCGTTCCGGTCCACGCTCGAGGAGGTGACGCTGGCGACGATCGTGCTCCACGTCGCGGACGCCGCCTCACCCGAGATCGAGCGCCAGATCGGAGCCGTCCGCGAGGTGCTCGGGGAGATCGGCGCGGGACAGATCCCCGAGCTCCTCGCGCTGAACAAGGTCGATCGGCTCTCGGACGTGGAGCGCGCCCGACTCGCCCGTCGCTATCCGGACGCGGTGCAGGTCTCGGCCGTGACCGGAGAAGGTATACAGACGCTGCTGGAGGCCGCCGAGGAACTGTTGCGTCCCCCGCTCGAGATCGCCGTGCTGGTTCCCTACGGGCGCGAGGACGTCGCCGCGCGGCTCTACCGAGAGGCGGAGGTCCTCGGAACGGACCCGAGCGACGACGGTGTCCACATGCGTGTACGGGTGACCGACTCCCAGCGCACCTGGCTGGCCGCGCACGGGCTCGGATCGGATCTGCTCGGACCCATCGCGACACCAGATGGACAGGCTGTTTCGCGGGCCGCGGACCGGCGTTCCGAACCCGCGTAG
- a CDS encoding 2,3,4,5-tetrahydropyridine-2,6-dicarboxylate N-succinyltransferase — translation MTHEELRDRIEKSFDAPSEPPDAEAVERAIELLDRGEIRVAERASDGSWTVNDWAKKAVLLFFRVRGLETLEAGPFEYHDKLPLKTDHAANGVRVVPPAVARYGAHLEPGVVLMPSYVNIGAWVGAGTMVDTWATVGSCAQIGSGVHLSGGVGIGGVLEPIQAVPVVIEDDAFIGSRCIVVEGVRVGRRAVLGAGVVLTSNTPVIDVTGDDPVEYRGVVPPEAVVVPGTRPRAFPAGTYQLPCGLIIGYRGEGTDAKLQLNDALRDMGLSLEGA, via the coding sequence ATGACCCACGAGGAGCTCCGTGACCGGATCGAGAAGAGCTTCGACGCGCCGTCGGAGCCGCCCGACGCCGAGGCGGTCGAGCGTGCGATCGAGCTGTTGGACCGGGGCGAGATCCGCGTCGCCGAGCGGGCCTCGGACGGATCGTGGACCGTCAACGACTGGGCCAAGAAGGCCGTCCTGCTCTTCTTCCGGGTCCGCGGGCTCGAGACGCTGGAGGCGGGTCCGTTCGAGTATCACGACAAGCTTCCTCTGAAGACCGATCACGCGGCGAACGGGGTTCGCGTCGTACCGCCGGCGGTCGCCCGGTACGGCGCGCATCTGGAACCGGGCGTCGTGCTGATGCCCAGCTACGTGAACATCGGCGCCTGGGTCGGGGCGGGAACGATGGTCGACACGTGGGCCACGGTCGGCTCGTGCGCCCAGATCGGCAGCGGCGTGCACCTGTCCGGGGGCGTGGGGATCGGCGGCGTCCTCGAGCCGATTCAGGCCGTGCCGGTCGTGATCGAGGACGACGCGTTCATCGGATCGCGCTGCATCGTGGTCGAGGGGGTGCGCGTGGGCCGGCGGGCGGTGCTCGGAGCGGGGGTCGTGCTGACCTCGAACACCCCCGTGATCGACGTGACCGGTGACGACCCGGTCGAGTACCGAGGCGTCGTCCCTCCGGAAGCCGTCGTCGTGCCGGGAACGCGGCCGCGGGCGTTCCCGGCCGGGACCTACCAGCTCCCGTGCGGGCTCATCATCGGCTACCGCGGTGAGGGAACGGATGCGAAGCTGCAGCTGAACGACGCCCTTCGTGACATGGGTCTCTCCCTCGAGGGCGCGTAA
- a CDS encoding aminotransferase class I/II-fold pyridoxal phosphate-dependent enzyme, producing MPLSHGIRRIEPYSFEALDRAKANALTAGREVIDFGVGDPREVTPAFIRQGLIDAIDPISSYPRAAGLPQLRDAIAAWAEGRFGVRLDPATDLFPTLGSKEIVFSLASAVVDPAAGKDLVIVTAPGYTIPERGARFVGADVLRLPLTEGGAFLPDLDGIDTATLDRAALVWTNYPNNPTGATAPLPWYERLAHLAREHDFVWASDEAYSELWFEGGPPASALQVGDLSNVMCINTLSKRSSMTGYRSGFVAGDPELIAGLKRLRPSTGVTPQEFVQRASVLAWNDETHVEENRARYAEKRQVFLDLFARKGIRVVGSTATFYLWVEVPGGAPSAEFAMHLLDEAGTVVAPGSFFGPEGEGYVRIAMVPTQHECERAVAVLDGVLEEVGG from the coding sequence ATGCCGCTCTCGCACGGGATTAGGCGGATCGAGCCGTATTCGTTCGAGGCGCTCGACCGGGCGAAGGCCAATGCGCTCACCGCGGGACGCGAGGTGATCGACTTCGGCGTCGGCGATCCCCGCGAGGTGACACCCGCGTTCATCCGACAGGGACTGATCGACGCGATCGATCCGATCTCCAGCTATCCGCGCGCGGCGGGACTTCCCCAGCTGCGGGACGCGATCGCCGCCTGGGCCGAGGGTCGGTTCGGGGTGCGGCTCGACCCGGCGACCGATCTCTTCCCGACGCTGGGATCGAAGGAGATCGTCTTCTCCCTCGCCTCGGCCGTCGTCGACCCGGCGGCGGGCAAGGATCTGGTGATCGTCACCGCTCCCGGCTACACGATCCCCGAGCGGGGCGCACGGTTCGTCGGTGCCGACGTGCTCCGGTTGCCGTTGACCGAGGGCGGCGCGTTCCTCCCCGATCTCGACGGCATCGACACCGCAACGCTGGACCGTGCCGCCCTCGTATGGACGAACTATCCGAACAATCCCACGGGGGCGACCGCTCCGCTGCCCTGGTACGAACGGCTGGCGCATCTCGCGCGTGAGCACGACTTCGTGTGGGCCTCCGACGAGGCGTACTCCGAGCTGTGGTTCGAGGGCGGGCCGCCGGCATCCGCGCTGCAGGTCGGCGACCTGAGCAACGTGATGTGCATCAACACGCTCAGCAAGCGCTCTTCGATGACGGGCTATCGCAGTGGGTTCGTGGCGGGTGACCCCGAGCTGATCGCCGGGCTGAAGAGGCTTCGGCCCTCGACGGGGGTCACGCCGCAGGAGTTCGTCCAGCGGGCGTCGGTGCTCGCATGGAACGACGAGACCCACGTCGAGGAGAATCGCGCCCGGTACGCCGAGAAGCGGCAGGTCTTCCTGGACCTGTTCGCGCGCAAGGGGATCCGGGTGGTGGGATCGACGGCGACGTTCTACCTGTGGGTGGAGGTGCCCGGTGGAGCCCCGTCCGCGGAGTTCGCGATGCACCTGCTCGACGAAGCCGGAACGGTCGTGGCTCCCGGGTCGTTCTTCGGCCCCGAGGGCGAGGGGTACGTACGGATCGCGATGGTACCGACCCAGCACGAGTGCGAACGGGCCGTCGCAGTGTTGGACGGCGTCCTGGAGGAGGTAGGCGGATGA
- the dapE gene encoding succinyl-diaminopimelate desuccinylase, which yields MQTDTALAERLAERTAGLVAIPSVSGSEAAILDHIDREIGALPRHGDEADPGVRFYAHESPGDRPFVVLAGHVDTVPGGPPLTRTADEVSGRGSADMKAGLAVMVELARVLGSAGRDDLPVDVGYCFFGREELPFAESALLPFLRATPLIERAALAIVLEPTGNALEVGCLGNLNADLVFSGRSAHSARPWHGENAIHAAIHGLREIASTQPRDVEIDGLVYREVVNVTSIAGGTARNVLPAEARAGVNYRYAPDRSPGEAEEQLRRWVISAGVRVEVIGNAPAGAVPEGNELVERLRSEAGSEPRPKQAWTPVAEFGLVGVDAVNFGPGDPALAHTDDERVRVGDVVGCYDVLYRLLTGRSPGESP from the coding sequence GTGCAGACCGACACGGCCCTCGCCGAACGCCTCGCCGAACGGACCGCCGGGCTCGTGGCGATCCCGTCGGTCAGCGGGAGTGAGGCGGCGATCCTCGATCACATCGATCGGGAGATCGGGGCCCTGCCGAGGCACGGGGACGAGGCAGATCCGGGCGTGCGTTTCTACGCGCACGAGTCGCCGGGTGACCGGCCGTTCGTCGTGCTGGCCGGCCACGTAGACACCGTGCCGGGAGGCCCGCCGCTCACTCGGACCGCCGACGAGGTCTCGGGACGGGGGAGCGCCGACATGAAGGCCGGGCTCGCCGTGATGGTCGAGCTCGCGAGAGTCCTCGGCAGCGCCGGCCGCGACGACCTGCCGGTCGACGTGGGCTACTGCTTCTTCGGCCGTGAGGAGCTTCCGTTCGCCGAGAGCGCGCTGCTGCCGTTCCTGCGGGCGACGCCGTTGATCGAGCGCGCGGCCCTTGCGATCGTGCTCGAGCCGACCGGGAACGCGCTCGAGGTCGGGTGTCTCGGGAACCTGAACGCGGATCTCGTCTTCTCGGGTCGGAGCGCCCACTCCGCCCGCCCGTGGCACGGTGAGAACGCGATCCACGCCGCGATCCACGGCCTGCGCGAGATCGCCTCCACGCAACCCCGGGACGTCGAGATCGACGGCCTCGTGTACCGAGAGGTCGTCAACGTGACATCGATCGCGGGGGGAACGGCCCGGAACGTCCTCCCGGCGGAGGCACGCGCCGGGGTCAACTACCGGTACGCGCCCGATCGGAGTCCCGGGGAGGCCGAGGAGCAGCTCCGCCGCTGGGTGATCTCGGCCGGTGTGCGCGTCGAGGTGATCGGGAACGCGCCGGCCGGAGCGGTCCCCGAGGGCAACGAGCTCGTGGAGCGTCTCCGGTCGGAGGCCGGATCGGAACCACGGCCGAAGCAGGCCTGGACGCCGGTGGCCGAGTTCGGCCTGGTCGGGGTGGACGCGGTCAACTTCGGCCCCGGCGACCCGGCGCTGGCCCACACCGACGACGAGCGGGTGCGGGTCGGCGACGTCGTCGGCTGCTACGACGTTCTGTACCGGCTCCTCACGGGCCGGTCGCCGGGGGAGTCCCCCTAA
- the dapF gene encoding diaminopimelate epimerase: MSDELRFSKYQGTGNDFVVVEDLLDERRIHADDAVALCHRRYGVGADGTIRITGPGSAAARETAATQDVDPERAQFFMDHRNADGTTAEMCGNGIRCLAAYVRDKGLDGGDHLDVLTRSGIKHLRVGDRDGELSVSVGMGVPRFPRASIPMRGPAWEPFLNEPFELGSGITMKASAVSMGNPHLVLFTDDDPARVHVSHIGAALEQHELFPERTNVEFVAVDGDELSVRVWERGVGETMACGTGACAALVAANEAGLIGLRAVVRFPGGPVTVERRDDGDVTLTGPAVHVYDGIVNPARLLRPS, encoded by the coding sequence ATGAGCGACGAACTCCGGTTCTCGAAGTACCAGGGCACCGGGAACGACTTCGTCGTGGTGGAGGATCTGCTCGACGAACGGCGGATCCATGCCGACGACGCCGTGGCGCTGTGCCACCGGCGCTACGGCGTCGGGGCCGACGGTACGATCCGGATCACCGGGCCCGGCTCGGCTGCGGCTCGGGAGACCGCCGCGACACAAGACGTCGACCCCGAACGGGCACAGTTCTTCATGGACCATCGCAACGCGGACGGGACCACCGCGGAGATGTGTGGCAACGGGATCCGATGCCTCGCGGCGTACGTCCGTGACAAGGGGCTGGACGGAGGAGACCATCTCGACGTCCTGACGCGGTCTGGGATCAAGCATCTGCGCGTGGGTGATCGTGACGGGGAGCTCTCGGTGAGCGTCGGCATGGGTGTTCCGCGATTCCCACGCGCCTCGATCCCGATGCGCGGACCGGCGTGGGAGCCGTTCCTGAACGAGCCGTTCGAGCTCGGGAGCGGGATCACGATGAAGGCGTCGGCCGTCTCGATGGGCAACCCGCACCTGGTGCTGTTCACCGACGACGACCCGGCCCGCGTCCACGTGTCCCACATCGGCGCGGCACTCGAGCAGCACGAGCTGTTCCCCGAGAGGACCAACGTGGAGTTCGTGGCAGTGGACGGCGACGAACTGTCGGTCCGCGTGTGGGAACGGGGCGTCGGCGAGACGATGGCCTGTGGAACCGGCGCGTGCGCGGCCCTGGTTGCGGCGAACGAGGCGGGACTGATCGGGCTGCGAGCGGTCGTGCGGTTCCCGGGCGGACCCGTGACGGTGGAACGCCGGGATGACGGAGACGTCACGCTGACCGGACCGGCGGTCCACGTCTACGACGGCATCGTGAACCCGGCACGTCTGCTGCGTCCCAGCTGA